A genomic window from Aethina tumida isolate Nest 87 chromosome 4, icAetTumi1.1, whole genome shotgun sequence includes:
- the LOC109596439 gene encoding alpha-tocopherol transfer protein, translated as MPNTADFPILIDEDGAPFVQLNDYKFKIELEELTGDWKQRAINELRETPENVENGLTELRKLIQTEPNWNIPIDDTEFLLKFLRPCKYYPESAFKIMKKFYGFRVKFPKYCMNIYPNDIRHVFDNEVFFFMPTRSPVGARIKLVNVGSKWNPKVVTLEDMFKAVMVGTEVAMREPKSQLGGAEVILNMEGLALTHVYQFSPSLAKLMADWVQTCTPVRLKGIHVINQPYIFKLLWTMFKPFLGEKLRKRIFFHGYNKKSLFEKIPAECLPPCIGGTANLPDYPGSVFSEMLYYYEDDFIRFNKYGYTVDANGKEIVYS; from the exons ATGCCAAATACTGCTGACTTTCCTATACTAATAGACGAAGATGGTGCTCCATTTGTGCAACTTAAcgattacaaatttaaaattgaacttgAGGAGTTAACGGGAGATTGGAAACAACGTGCCATAAATGAACTTAGGGAAACGCcagaaaatgttgaaaatggGTTAACTGAATTAAGAAAACTAATTCAAA ctgAACCAAACTGGAATATTCCAATCGACGatacagaatttttattaaaatttttgaggcCTTGTAAATACTATCCAGAAAGTGCgtttaaaatt ATGAAAAAATTCTATGGATTCAGGGTGAAATTTCCGAAATATTGTATGAATATATATCCTAATGATATTCGACACGTGTTTGACAATGAAGTATTTTTCTTTATGCCAACTAGAAGTCCAGTTGGAGccagaataaaattagttaacgtAGGAA GTAAATGGAATCCGAAAGTAGTGACCTTAGAGGATATGTTTAAAGCTGTCATGGTGGGTACTGAAGTAGCAATGCGGGAACCTAAAAGTCAACTTGGAGGTGCagaagtaatattaaatatggaaGGATTGGCATTAACTCACGTTTACCAATTCTCACCAAGCCTTGCAAAATTGATGGCTGATTGGGTCCAG acCTGCACTCCTGTTAGGCTTAAAGGAATTCATGTAATTAATCAACCGTACATATTCAAGTTGCTGTGGACGATGTTCAAACCTTTCTTAGGAGAAAAATTACGTAAACGA atattcttCCATGGATACAACAAAAAGTCattgtttgaaaaaattcCTGCTGAATGTTTACCTCCTTGTATAGGAGGTACAGCGAATCTCCCAGATTATCCAGGATCAGTGTTTTCagaaatgttatattattatgaagATGATTTTATAC GATTCAACAAATATGGATACACAGTGGATGCCAatggaaaagaaattgtttattcctaa
- the LOC109596407 gene encoding alpha-tocopherol transfer protein-like isoform X1, with amino-acid sequence MLSDMDELPTVQLGDFKLEFELGEPSPKVQEIARKELRETPDVVKEAIPALRDLLKEEKDLHVPLDNELWMIRFLRPTKFYPESARDLIKRYYDFKRKHSALYDGLLPSKEKNVFQQDVLTVQPNRDQFGRRILVIELGKKWKTNELTLDEVFKGCVLFVEAAMLEPETEICGAVVIFDMDGLSLSQTTKFTPAFAKRIVDWLQDSVPVRVKNIHIVNQPYIFKIVFALFKPFLREKLRSRIIFHGSDRKSLHQYMDPSCLPSCYGGTLDLPRVTGPQWLEMLEKCDKEFKAINSFGYNKKIES; translated from the exons ATGTTGTCCGATATGGATGAGTTACCCACCGTACAGTTGGGAGACTTCAAGCTCGAATTCGAATTGGGAGAGCCCTCACCGAAGGTACAAGAAATTGCACGCAAAGAACTTAGGGAAACGCCTGATGTAGTTAAAGAGGCAATTCCAGCTCTCAGAGATCTTCTCAAAG aGGAAAAAGACTTGCACGTACCATTAGATAATGAACTATGGATGATAAGATTTCTCAGGCCTACGAAATTTTACCCCGAAAGTGCCAGAGATTTA aTTAAAAGATACTACGATTTTAAAAGGAAACATTCTGCCCTTTATGATGGCTTATTGCCCAGCAAAGAAAAAAACGTTTTCCAGCAAGATGTTCTCACGGTACAACCTAACAGAGACCAGTTTGGTAGAAGAATTTTAGTAATTGAATTGGGAA aaaaatggaaaactaaTGAATTGACTCTTGATGAGGTATTTAAAGGTTGTGTGCTGTTTGTTGAAGCAGCCATGTTAGAACCAGAAACTGAAATATGCGGTGCTGTAGTTATATTTGATATGGACGGTTTAAGTTTAtcacaaacaacaaaattcaCTCCTGCTTTTGCCAAAAGAATTGTTGACTGGTTGCag gaCAGTGTTCCAGTGAGggtgaaaaatattcatattgtaAATCAgccatacatatttaaaattgtgttcgCCTTATTCAAACCGTTCTTAAGGGAGAAACTTAGAAGTCGCATTATTTTCCATGGCAGTGACAGAAAATCTCTGCATCAATATATGGATCCCTCATGCCTTCCTTCCTGTTATGGGGGTACTTTAGATTTACCCAGAGTAACTGGACCGCAATGGTTGGAAATGTTAGAGAAATGTGATAAAGAGTTTAAAG cAATCAATTCGTTTGGGTATAATAAGAAGATAGAATCATAG
- the LOC109596407 gene encoding alpha-tocopherol transfer protein-like isoform X2 translates to MPKLAATMLSDMDELPTVQLGDFKLEFELGEPSPKVQEIARKELRETPDVVKEAIPALRDLLKEEKDLHVPLDNELWMIRFLRPTKFYPESARDLIKRYYDFKRKHSALYDGLLPSKEKNVFQQDVLTVQPNRDQFGRRILVIELGKKWKTNELTLDEVFKGCVLFVEAAMLEPETEICGAVVIFDMDGLSLSQTTKFTPAFAKRIVDWLQDSVPVRVKNIHIVNQPYIFKIVFALFKPFLREKLRSRIIFHGSDRKSLHQYMDPSCLPSCYGGTLDLPRVTGPQWLEMLEKCDKEFKAINSFGYNKKIES, encoded by the exons atgccGAAAC TCGCCGCAACAATGTTGTCCGATATGGATGAGTTACCCACCGTACAGTTGGGAGACTTCAAGCTCGAATTCGAATTGGGAGAGCCCTCACCGAAGGTACAAGAAATTGCACGCAAAGAACTTAGGGAAACGCCTGATGTAGTTAAAGAGGCAATTCCAGCTCTCAGAGATCTTCTCAAAG aGGAAAAAGACTTGCACGTACCATTAGATAATGAACTATGGATGATAAGATTTCTCAGGCCTACGAAATTTTACCCCGAAAGTGCCAGAGATTTA aTTAAAAGATACTACGATTTTAAAAGGAAACATTCTGCCCTTTATGATGGCTTATTGCCCAGCAAAGAAAAAAACGTTTTCCAGCAAGATGTTCTCACGGTACAACCTAACAGAGACCAGTTTGGTAGAAGAATTTTAGTAATTGAATTGGGAA aaaaatggaaaactaaTGAATTGACTCTTGATGAGGTATTTAAAGGTTGTGTGCTGTTTGTTGAAGCAGCCATGTTAGAACCAGAAACTGAAATATGCGGTGCTGTAGTTATATTTGATATGGACGGTTTAAGTTTAtcacaaacaacaaaattcaCTCCTGCTTTTGCCAAAAGAATTGTTGACTGGTTGCag gaCAGTGTTCCAGTGAGggtgaaaaatattcatattgtaAATCAgccatacatatttaaaattgtgttcgCCTTATTCAAACCGTTCTTAAGGGAGAAACTTAGAAGTCGCATTATTTTCCATGGCAGTGACAGAAAATCTCTGCATCAATATATGGATCCCTCATGCCTTCCTTCCTGTTATGGGGGTACTTTAGATTTACCCAGAGTAACTGGACCGCAATGGTTGGAAATGTTAGAGAAATGTGATAAAGAGTTTAAAG cAATCAATTCGTTTGGGTATAATAAGAAGATAGAATCATAG